In Haliaeetus albicilla chromosome 14, bHalAlb1.1, whole genome shotgun sequence, one genomic interval encodes:
- the PMPCB gene encoding mitochondrial-processing peptidase subunit beta isoform X2: protein MAASTAGLAARRLFLPWSARLVRASGSGDRCVHVGTGRLRASKAATEVILNVPETRVSPLENGLQVASEDSGLSTCTVGLWIDAGSRYENEKNNGTAHFLEHMAFKGTKKRSQLDLELEIENMGAHLNAYTSREQTVYYAKAFSKDLPRAVEILADIIQNSTLGEAEIERERGVILREMQEVETNLQEVVFDYLHATAYQKTALGRTILGPTENIKSINRNDLVEYITTHYKGPRMVLAAAGGVSHDELLDLAKCHFGNLPSAPEGGLPPLPPCSFTGSEIRIRDDKMPLAHIAIAVEAAGWSHPDTIPLMVANTLIGNWDRSFGGGVNLSSKLAQIACHGNLCHSFQSFNTCYTDTGLWGLYMVCEPSTIQDMVHFVQREWIRLCTSVTENEVARAKNLLKTNMLLQLDGSTPICEDIGRQMLCYKRRIPIPELEARIEAIDAQTIREVCTKYIYDKHPAVAAVGPIEQLPEYNKICSGMYWLHLYSLFSSHSQKAVSLALPVAQESKTTHL from the exons ATGGCTGCGTCTACAGCTGGCTTAGCGGCTCGGCGGCTTTTCCTGCCTTGGTCTGCTCGCCTTGTGCGAGCGTCCGGCTCGGGGGACCGG TGTGTGCATGTTGGAACAGGCAGGCTCAGAGCTTCCAAAGCAGCAACAGAAGTAATCTTAAATGTTCCTGAAACTAGGGTGAGTCCTTTGGAAAACGGCTTGCAAGTAGCTTCTGAAGACTCTGGACTCTCAACGTGCACA gTTGGACTTTGGATTGATGCTGGAAGCAGGTATGAAAATGAGAAGAACAATGGAACTGCTCACTTCCTTGAGCATATGGCTTTCAAG gGAACAAAAAAGAGATCTCAGTTAGACCTTGAACTAGAGATTGAGAACATGGGAGCTCATCTGAATGCGTATACATCCAGGGAACAAACCGTGTATTATGCGAAAGCTTTTTCGAAAGACTTACCAAGAG CTGTGGAAATTCTTGCTGACATAATTCAGAACAGTAccctgggagaagcagagatTGAGCGTGAGCGGGGAGTTATACTTCGAGAGATGCAAGAGGTTGAAACCAATTTACAAGAAGTTGTCTTTGATTACCTTCATGCTACAGCATATCAGAAGACAGCCCTAGGACGGACAATTTTAGGACCCACTGAAAACATCAA ATCCATAAACCGTAATGACTTGGTGGAGTACATAACAACACATTACAAAGGACCCAGAATggtcctggctgctgctggag GGGTCTCTCATGATGAGCTACTTGACCTAGCAAAGTGCCATTTTGGTAATTTGCCATCTGCTCCAGAAGGAGGACTGCCACCCCTGCCACCTTGTAGCTTCACTGGTAGTGAG ATTCGTATAAGAGATGATAAGATGCCCTTGGCACACATTGCGATAGCTGTTGAAGCAGCAGGCTGGTCGCACCCAGATACAATCCCACTTATGGTAGCAAATACTCTGATAGGTAACTGGGATCGTTCCTTTGGAGGAGGTGTG AATTTATCCAGTAAACTTGCTCAGATTGCCTGCCATGGTAACCTGTGTCACAGTTTCCAGTCCTTCAACACCTGCTACACTGATACAGGGCTGTGGGGACTCTATATGGTCTGTGAGCCATCCACTATACAGGACATGGTGCACTTTGTTCAGAGAGAATG GATAAGACTTTGCACAAGtgttacagaaaatgaagtagCTCGAGCGAAAAATCTTCTAAAGACAAATATGCTGCTACAACTTGATG GGTCCACACCAATCTGTGAAGACATTGGAAGACAAATGCTGTGTTACAAGCGCCGAATCCCAATTCCAGAACTTGAGGCAAGAATTGAA GCTATTGATGCCCAGACTATTAGAGAAGTTTGCACAAAGTACATCTATGATAAGCATCCAGCAGTTGCTGCCGTGG GTCCAATTGAACAACTTCCAGAGTATAACAAAATCTGCAGTGGCATGTATTGGCTTC atctGTACTCCTTGTTTTCATCTCATTCTCAAAAGGCTGTCAGTCTTGCACTGCCTGTTGCACAGGAATCGAAGACAACACATCTTTAA
- the PMPCB gene encoding mitochondrial-processing peptidase subunit beta isoform X1, producing the protein MAASTAGLAARRLFLPWSARLVRASGSGDRCVHVGTGRLRASKAATEVILNVPETRVSPLENGLQVASEDSGLSTCTVGLWIDAGSRYENEKNNGTAHFLEHMAFKGTKKRSQLDLELEIENMGAHLNAYTSREQTVYYAKAFSKDLPRAVEILADIIQNSTLGEAEIERERGVILREMQEVETNLQEVVFDYLHATAYQKTALGRTILGPTENIKSINRNDLVEYITTHYKGPRMVLAAAGGVSHDELLDLAKCHFGNLPSAPEGGLPPLPPCSFTGSEIRIRDDKMPLAHIAIAVEAAGWSHPDTIPLMVANTLIGNWDRSFGGGVQNLSSKLAQIACHGNLCHSFQSFNTCYTDTGLWGLYMVCEPSTIQDMVHFVQREWIRLCTSVTENEVARAKNLLKTNMLLQLDGSTPICEDIGRQMLCYKRRIPIPELEARIEAIDAQTIREVCTKYIYDKHPAVAAVGPIEQLPEYNKICSGMYWLHLYSLFSSHSQKAVSLALPVAQESKTTHL; encoded by the exons ATGGCTGCGTCTACAGCTGGCTTAGCGGCTCGGCGGCTTTTCCTGCCTTGGTCTGCTCGCCTTGTGCGAGCGTCCGGCTCGGGGGACCGG TGTGTGCATGTTGGAACAGGCAGGCTCAGAGCTTCCAAAGCAGCAACAGAAGTAATCTTAAATGTTCCTGAAACTAGGGTGAGTCCTTTGGAAAACGGCTTGCAAGTAGCTTCTGAAGACTCTGGACTCTCAACGTGCACA gTTGGACTTTGGATTGATGCTGGAAGCAGGTATGAAAATGAGAAGAACAATGGAACTGCTCACTTCCTTGAGCATATGGCTTTCAAG gGAACAAAAAAGAGATCTCAGTTAGACCTTGAACTAGAGATTGAGAACATGGGAGCTCATCTGAATGCGTATACATCCAGGGAACAAACCGTGTATTATGCGAAAGCTTTTTCGAAAGACTTACCAAGAG CTGTGGAAATTCTTGCTGACATAATTCAGAACAGTAccctgggagaagcagagatTGAGCGTGAGCGGGGAGTTATACTTCGAGAGATGCAAGAGGTTGAAACCAATTTACAAGAAGTTGTCTTTGATTACCTTCATGCTACAGCATATCAGAAGACAGCCCTAGGACGGACAATTTTAGGACCCACTGAAAACATCAA ATCCATAAACCGTAATGACTTGGTGGAGTACATAACAACACATTACAAAGGACCCAGAATggtcctggctgctgctggag GGGTCTCTCATGATGAGCTACTTGACCTAGCAAAGTGCCATTTTGGTAATTTGCCATCTGCTCCAGAAGGAGGACTGCCACCCCTGCCACCTTGTAGCTTCACTGGTAGTGAG ATTCGTATAAGAGATGATAAGATGCCCTTGGCACACATTGCGATAGCTGTTGAAGCAGCAGGCTGGTCGCACCCAGATACAATCCCACTTATGGTAGCAAATACTCTGATAGGTAACTGGGATCGTTCCTTTGGAGGAGGTGTG CAGAATTTATCCAGTAAACTTGCTCAGATTGCCTGCCATGGTAACCTGTGTCACAGTTTCCAGTCCTTCAACACCTGCTACACTGATACAGGGCTGTGGGGACTCTATATGGTCTGTGAGCCATCCACTATACAGGACATGGTGCACTTTGTTCAGAGAGAATG GATAAGACTTTGCACAAGtgttacagaaaatgaagtagCTCGAGCGAAAAATCTTCTAAAGACAAATATGCTGCTACAACTTGATG GGTCCACACCAATCTGTGAAGACATTGGAAGACAAATGCTGTGTTACAAGCGCCGAATCCCAATTCCAGAACTTGAGGCAAGAATTGAA GCTATTGATGCCCAGACTATTAGAGAAGTTTGCACAAAGTACATCTATGATAAGCATCCAGCAGTTGCTGCCGTGG GTCCAATTGAACAACTTCCAGAGTATAACAAAATCTGCAGTGGCATGTATTGGCTTC atctGTACTCCTTGTTTTCATCTCATTCTCAAAAGGCTGTCAGTCTTGCACTGCCTGTTGCACAGGAATCGAAGACAACACATCTTTAA
- the PMPCB gene encoding mitochondrial-processing peptidase subunit beta isoform X3 yields the protein MAASTAGLAARRLFLPWSARLVRASGSGDRCVHVGTGRLRASKAATEVILNVPETRVSPLENGLQVASEDSGLSTCTVGLWIDAGSRYENEKNNGTAHFLEHMAFKGTKKRSQLDLELEIENMGAHLNAYTSREQTVYYAKAFSKDLPRAVEILADIIQNSTLGEAEIERERGVILREMQEVETNLQEVVFDYLHATAYQKTALGRTILGPTENIKSINRNDLVEYITTHYKGPRMVLAAAGGVSHDELLDLAKCHFGNLPSAPEGGLPPLPPCSFTGSEIRIRDDKMPLAHIAIAVEAAGWSHPDTIPLMVANTLIGNWDRSFGGGVQNLSSKLAQIACHGNLCHSFQSFNTCYTDTGLWGLYMVCEPSTIQDMVHFVQREWIRLCTSVTENEVARAKNLLKTNMLLQLDGSTPICEDIGRQMLCYKRRIPIPELEARIEAIDAQTIREVCTKYIYDKHPAVAAVGPIEQLPEYNKICSGMYWLRSTCVWDLLELQV from the exons ATGGCTGCGTCTACAGCTGGCTTAGCGGCTCGGCGGCTTTTCCTGCCTTGGTCTGCTCGCCTTGTGCGAGCGTCCGGCTCGGGGGACCGG TGTGTGCATGTTGGAACAGGCAGGCTCAGAGCTTCCAAAGCAGCAACAGAAGTAATCTTAAATGTTCCTGAAACTAGGGTGAGTCCTTTGGAAAACGGCTTGCAAGTAGCTTCTGAAGACTCTGGACTCTCAACGTGCACA gTTGGACTTTGGATTGATGCTGGAAGCAGGTATGAAAATGAGAAGAACAATGGAACTGCTCACTTCCTTGAGCATATGGCTTTCAAG gGAACAAAAAAGAGATCTCAGTTAGACCTTGAACTAGAGATTGAGAACATGGGAGCTCATCTGAATGCGTATACATCCAGGGAACAAACCGTGTATTATGCGAAAGCTTTTTCGAAAGACTTACCAAGAG CTGTGGAAATTCTTGCTGACATAATTCAGAACAGTAccctgggagaagcagagatTGAGCGTGAGCGGGGAGTTATACTTCGAGAGATGCAAGAGGTTGAAACCAATTTACAAGAAGTTGTCTTTGATTACCTTCATGCTACAGCATATCAGAAGACAGCCCTAGGACGGACAATTTTAGGACCCACTGAAAACATCAA ATCCATAAACCGTAATGACTTGGTGGAGTACATAACAACACATTACAAAGGACCCAGAATggtcctggctgctgctggag GGGTCTCTCATGATGAGCTACTTGACCTAGCAAAGTGCCATTTTGGTAATTTGCCATCTGCTCCAGAAGGAGGACTGCCACCCCTGCCACCTTGTAGCTTCACTGGTAGTGAG ATTCGTATAAGAGATGATAAGATGCCCTTGGCACACATTGCGATAGCTGTTGAAGCAGCAGGCTGGTCGCACCCAGATACAATCCCACTTATGGTAGCAAATACTCTGATAGGTAACTGGGATCGTTCCTTTGGAGGAGGTGTG CAGAATTTATCCAGTAAACTTGCTCAGATTGCCTGCCATGGTAACCTGTGTCACAGTTTCCAGTCCTTCAACACCTGCTACACTGATACAGGGCTGTGGGGACTCTATATGGTCTGTGAGCCATCCACTATACAGGACATGGTGCACTTTGTTCAGAGAGAATG GATAAGACTTTGCACAAGtgttacagaaaatgaagtagCTCGAGCGAAAAATCTTCTAAAGACAAATATGCTGCTACAACTTGATG GGTCCACACCAATCTGTGAAGACATTGGAAGACAAATGCTGTGTTACAAGCGCCGAATCCCAATTCCAGAACTTGAGGCAAGAATTGAA GCTATTGATGCCCAGACTATTAGAGAAGTTTGCACAAAGTACATCTATGATAAGCATCCAGCAGTTGCTGCCGTGG GTCCAATTGAACAACTTCCAGAGTATAACAAAATCTGCAGTGGCATGTATTGGCTTC GTTCAACCTGTGTTTGGGACTTGCTGGAACTGCAAGTCTGA
- the DNAJC2 gene encoding dnaJ homolog subfamily C member 2 isoform X1, with protein MLKTLDPKDWKNQDHYAVLGLGNTRYRATQKQIKAAHKSMVLKHHPDKRKAAGEQIGEGDNDYFTCITKAYEILSDPVKRRAFNSIDPTFDNSVPSKSEAKENFFEVFSPVFERNARWSNKKNVPKLGDMNSSFEEVDAFYSFWYNFDSWREFSYLDEEEKEKAECRDERRWIEKQNRAARALRKKEEMNRIRTLVDNAYSCDPRIKKFKEEEKAKKEAEKKAKVEAKRKEQEAKEKQRQAELEAARLAKEKEEEEVRQQALVAKKEKEIQKKAIKKERQKLRTTCKNWNYFSDNEADCVKMMEEVEKLCDRLELASLQCLNEALTSTTREGGKAAVVKQIEEINEQIRREKEEAEARMRQATKSSEKSSTGGGGGSKNWPEDDLQLLIKAVNLFPAGTNSRWEVIANYMNLHSATGIKRTAKDVINKAKSLQKLDPHQKDDINKKAFDKFKKEHGVVPQMDSAAPSERFEGSPLDSSPWTTEEQKLLEQALKTYPVNTPERWEKIAAAVPGRSKKDCMKRYKELVEMVKAKKAAQEQVMNATKVKK; from the exons ATAAATCCATGGTTTTGAAACATCATCCAGACAAGCGAAAAGCTGCTGGGGAACAGATAGGAGAAGGTGATAATGATTATTTTACATGCATAACTAAAG cttatgAAATATTATCTGATCCTGTGAAACGACGAGCATTTAACAGCATAGATCCTACTTTTGATAATTCTGTACCTTCCAAAagtgaagcaaaagaaaacttctttgaagttttttcaccagtttttgaaagaaatgccaG GTGgtcaaataagaaaaatgttcctAAACTTGGGGACATGAACTCATCATTTGAAGAGGTGGATGCGTTCTATTCATTTTG GTATAATTTTGATTCCTGGCGAGAGTTTTCCTATTtagatgaagaggaaaaagaaaaagcagaatg TCGAGATGAAAGGAGGTGGAttgaaaagcagaacagagctgctagagcactgagaaaaaaagaagaaatgaacagAATCAGGACACTTGTTG ACAATGCATACAGCTGTGATCCCAGGATAAAGAAAtttaaggaggaagaaaaggcaaagaaagaagcagagaagaaagcaaaggtaGAAGCAAAACGAAAAGAacaggaagcaaaagaaaaa CAAAGACAAGCAGAATTAGAAGCAGCACGgttagcaaaagaaaaggaggaagaagaagttaGGCAACAAGCATTAgtagcaaaaaaggaaaaagagatacagaaaaaagcaatcaagaaagaaaggcaaaaactGAGAACGACATGCAag AACTGGAATTACTTTTCTGATAATGAGGCAGATTGTGTTAAAATGATGGAGGAGGTGGAAAAGCTTTGTGATCGTCTTGAGCTAGCAAG tctgCAATGCTTGAATGAAGCACTTACATCCACAacaagggaaggaggaaaggcgGCTGTAGTAAAACAG atagaagaaataaatgaacaaataaggcgagagaaagaagaggcagaagCTCGTATGCGCCAAGCAACAAAGAGTTCAGAAAAGTCATCCACTGGTGGTGGAGGGGGAAGCAAAAATTGGCCAGAAGATGATTTACAGTTGTTAATTAAAGCTGTGAACCTCTTCCCAGCAGGGACTAACTCAAG GTGGGAAGTTATTGCCAATTACATGAACTTGCACTCTGCTACTGGAATAAAACGAACAGCAAAAGATGTCATTAATAAAGCAAAGAGCCTCCAAAAGCTTG ACCCTCATCAAAAAGATGATATAAACAAGAAAGCATTtgacaaatttaaaaaagaacatggTGTGGTGCCTCAGATGGACAGTGCTGCCCCTTCAGAACGATTTGAAG gATCACCTTTAGATTCATCCCCTTGGACtacagaagaacaaaagctTTTAGAACAAGCATTGAAGACTTATCCAGTAAATACTCCCGAAAGATGGGAGAAAATAGCAGCAGCTGTTCCAGGCCGGTCAAAAAAAGACTGCATGAAGCGATACAAG GAACTCGTTGAAATGGTCAAGGCGAAGAAAGCTGCTCAAGAACAAGTGATGAATGCTACTAAAGTCAAGAAATGA